In Fundulus heteroclitus isolate FHET01 chromosome 18, MU-UCD_Fhet_4.1, whole genome shotgun sequence, a single genomic region encodes these proteins:
- the c18h3orf33 gene encoding protein C3orf33 homolog — MPESSRETETEGRGRDRQQRDLETPKSRNVVSVISQLADDNLTLVRNISTGLAAAGVIVIARSIRVITKFRAAAEIPVRFIERNVRLRGKVHSITERGIEVEHVPIYLPVISPLLSKHRDVSTAPLVVHLAGVELTPEGKMWLQKNLVPPQTVWLQLISREDNTLHCLVSQSRGSVWSYCMNEELLRLGLARRAPIAGVPPGSPLYWRLHKRLHRAEVKAEKKGLGLWKRESLWERASKALRDNPLLRLMGRIFKRTRTE, encoded by the exons ATGCCGGAGTCTTCCAGAGAAACAGAAACCGAAGGGAGAGGGAGGGACAGACAACAAAGAGACCTGGAAACCCCGAAGTCTCGCAACGTCGTGTCAGTAATATCCCAGTTAGCGGACGATAATCTCACACTTGTGCGG AACATTAGCACTGGACTGGCTGCTGCTGGCGTGATTGTAATCGCAAGGAGCATCAGAGTG ATCACGAAATTTCGAGCTGCGGCTGAGATCCCCGTCCGTTTCATTGAGAGGAACGTCCGCCTTCGAGGAAAAGTTCATTCCATCACAGAGAGGGGGATAGAAGTGGAGCACGTTCCGATATATCTGCCCGTCATCTCGCCATTACTGTCAAAACACCGGG ATGTGTCTACGGCGCCGCTGGTGGTGCATCTGGCAGGAGTGGAGCTGACACCGGAGGGAAAGATGTGGCTGCAGAAGAACCTGGTTCCTCCACAAACTGTTTGGCTACAGCTGATCAGCCGGGAGGACAACACGCTGCACTGTTTGGTGTCCCAGAGCAGG GGGTCAGTCTGGAGCTACTGCATGAACGAGGAGCTCCTGAGGCTGGGCCTGGCTCGCAGGGCACCCATCGCAGGGGTCCCGCCGGGCTCTCCCCTCTACTGGCGCCTGCACAAACGGCTGCACAGGGCCGAGGTGAAAGCTGAGAAGAAGGGCCTGGGCCTGTGGAAGAGGGAGAGCTTATGGGAGAGGGCTTCCAAAGCTCTCAGAGACAATCCTTTACTCAGACTTATGGGGAGGATCTTTAAAAGGACTCGCACTGAGTGA